Proteins from a single region of Scleropages formosus chromosome 22, fSclFor1.1, whole genome shotgun sequence:
- the LOC108918373 gene encoding ras-related protein rab7 isoform X2, with amino-acid sequence MSEWNKKQLKVVLLGNSGMYRATIGADFSTKEITVDSTLVILQIWDTAGTERFQSLGNALYRGAHCCLLLFDVTSGASFSALSGWLQEFLLQADPPDPASFPFVVVGNKTDLENREVSCRQAIEWCQEVGAEYFDGSAKDDINVDKPFYAAAKAALQHYKKHTEETTGSIQMISKETEERPKDRCAC; translated from the exons ATGTCGGAGTGGAACAAGAAACAGCTTAAAGTCGTCCTTCTCGGCAACTCCGG CATGTACCGGGCTACCATTGGCGCTGACTTCTCAACCAAGGAGATCACGGTGGACAGCACACTTGTCATCCTGCAG ATCTGGGACACAGCTGGTACCGAGAGGTTCCAGTCCCTGGGCAATGCTTTATATCGTGGGGCCCACTGCTGCCTTCTGCTGTTTGATGTTACCTCTGGAGCCTCCTTCTCAGCTCTGAGTGGCTGGTTACAAGAGTTCCTTCTGCAGGCAGATCCACCCGATCCTGCCAGCTTCCCCTTTGTTGTGGTGGGCAACAAGACTGACCTGGAAAATCGAGAG GTGTCCTGTAGGCAAGCTATAGAATGGTGCCAGGAGGTGGGAGCAGAATACTTTGATGGTAGCGCCAAGGATGACATCAATGTGGACAAACCCTTCTATGCAGCAGCCAAGGCTGCCCTACAGCAT TACAAAAAACACACTGAGGAAACCACAGGAAGTATCCAAATGATCTCCAAAGAGACAGAGGAAAGACCAAAGGACAGATGTGCTTGCTAA
- the LOC108918373 gene encoding ras-related protein rab7 isoform X1, with protein MSEWNKKQLKVVLLGNSGVGKSSFMNQFVNHRFTSMYRATIGADFSTKEITVDSTLVILQIWDTAGTERFQSLGNALYRGAHCCLLLFDVTSGASFSALSGWLQEFLLQADPPDPASFPFVVVGNKTDLENREVSCRQAIEWCQEVGAEYFDGSAKDDINVDKPFYAAAKAALQHYKKHTEETTGSIQMISKETEERPKDRCAC; from the exons ATGTCGGAGTGGAACAAGAAACAGCTTAAAGTCGTCCTTCTCGGCAACTCCGG GGTGGGGAAGTCTTCCTTCATGAACCAGTTTGTTAATCATCGCTTCACCAGCATGTACCGGGCTACCATTGGCGCTGACTTCTCAACCAAGGAGATCACGGTGGACAGCACACTTGTCATCCTGCAG ATCTGGGACACAGCTGGTACCGAGAGGTTCCAGTCCCTGGGCAATGCTTTATATCGTGGGGCCCACTGCTGCCTTCTGCTGTTTGATGTTACCTCTGGAGCCTCCTTCTCAGCTCTGAGTGGCTGGTTACAAGAGTTCCTTCTGCAGGCAGATCCACCCGATCCTGCCAGCTTCCCCTTTGTTGTGGTGGGCAACAAGACTGACCTGGAAAATCGAGAG GTGTCCTGTAGGCAAGCTATAGAATGGTGCCAGGAGGTGGGAGCAGAATACTTTGATGGTAGCGCCAAGGATGACATCAATGTGGACAAACCCTTCTATGCAGCAGCCAAGGCTGCCCTACAGCAT TACAAAAAACACACTGAGGAAACCACAGGAAGTATCCAAATGATCTCCAAAGAGACAGAGGAAAGACCAAAGGACAGATGTGCTTGCTAA